The nucleotide window ATCTTCATACAAACCATAACCTTCGAAATAAGTTGAAAACGAAAACTTTTCAAAAACTGATTTCCTGAAAGACGAAACGCCTCCCATTAATTGTTCGACCTGATATACTTTATTTGATGGAGGCAAAAAACCAACACTTCTTCCATGAGAAAAAAGAGGAGAAAAACCAGGCGGTCTGTCACTGTCCATATTAATTTTTTTTCTTAACACAAAACGACTTCCGTCTTTTCTTTTCCAGCCATCAAAATAAAATTCATTTATTTTAGGCTGATAATTGATTCCGACATGTTCCCATTTTGTTTCATTCCAAATATATCCTCCAGCACCTAAAGCATCTGGATATATTTTGTATGTCTTAAATAATTCTTCAAAATAATCTTTCTCTAAAACAGTATCATCATCTAAAAAACAAACTACTTCTATATCTAATCCAACCTTAGAGATCCCGAAATTACGCTGTCTGGTCAAACCCCGATCTTCTTTTTCAACAAGAAAATAATTTAGATTTCGAAAGGAATTATCGCTTAAAATCTGCTCTGTTTTCGTATTTACAGAACCATCAATAATCAGAATTTCATCTGGATATAATGATTGCTCCTGAACCGACTGCAACAATTGAAGCAATGGTTTTGGGCGCATGTAGGTGCAAATAATTAAAGAAAATTTCATTTTTTATTTTTTAATTCGTTTGCCCAGTATAAACTTTGCTTCCACTGTTTCTGAAAATTATTGAAATATCGAATAGGATTTTTAATATTTTGAGCACGGTAAAATTTAAAAAATAAAATAGTTTTATAACCTTTAATTTGTTCAGCCGTCAAATGTAATTGCTTATACAACATAACTGTAGCCGAAGGTTTTGGCTGTATTTTATCCTGATGCCAAAGTAATTCCGGCTTAGTTCTAAAACCTCCTATCGGAGCTTTAAGATGAAGTATTTCAGGTGTTGGAATATAAATAATGTCAACTCCTTTTTTTCGTAATTGCATTCCAAAATCTCCATCTTCTCCATAACCAAATTCAAAAGCAATATCATACCTTAATTCCTCCATTTCTTTGGTATTTACGATGCTGCATCCTGAACCAAACGAGGACCATTGTGTGGCTATTTTCATTTTATTATCTTCCTTATAGTTGGATTCATAACAACCAAATGTAATTGCAAATACTCCAAAAACGTCAAAAATTTCTAAACCTTTTTCAATAAAATCAGTATCAATCCGAATATCATCATCTGCCATAAAAATCCATTCACTTTCAACCTGATTCAAAGCCAAATTTCTCGCATTGCATGCCCCAGCCTGATTCGTAAAAGTATTTTTTATTACAAAAGGCCAAATTTCATTTTGCAAATAATCTAATTCTGAAACACTATTTTCCTGTGGATTTTGTTCGACAATAATCACGTTTACTGGCAAATGTGTTTGATTTGATAAATCTTTCAACACATCATACAAATATTTTTTTCTTCCAATAGTCGGAATTATAACATCAATTGTAGCATTTTGTACCACCGATTTACTAGATTGAATTTGAATGTTGCTAAAAGAAATCTGTGATGTATTTCTATTTTTAAAAAATAGCGAATATATAAAAGCTAAAAAAGGCAATCGAAACTCATAAACCATCATATTGAGCAACAATAAGATAGTCCAACGTGTTTTATAATGCTGTTTTACAAATTTAAAAAGAGCAAATGCCGAAGAATTTGGCATCGGAGTTTCAATTGAATTCTGAACTAACAATTTAGGTTCTGAATAGCAAAATAATCCTAATGGCATACCAACTTTGGCAACAGAATTGAGATAGTAATCAAAATCAGAATCTAACTTGATTTTACCCTTAAAAGATAGTAAAGCAGAAGCATGAATAACACCTGCCAAACTACTCATTTGCCAAGTTGGGTAAGTAACTTTTTTATTTACATTAATAAATGGAGATTCCTCAACATAACCAATTCTATTTCCTAAATAATTATTGGGATTTGGATTGTAAGAAAACATCATTTTATCATGATGCATCAATTCAGGAATTGAAGTTAAATTAATTTGATCATGATAGCTTTCGTGGCACCAAACCAATTTTGATTCCGGAAACTGAATTGCCAATTGCATTAATTCAGCCGCAATGGACTTCTTTTCATCAAAGTGAATTGATTGAATATCTGCAGATTCTACTCTGGTGATAACACTATTTTTATGATAGATTACAATCAAAATTTATTAATTATGGATTTATAAAAAACTATATTTTGCTCTACTGTTTTTTCAATATCAAAAAAAGTTTCGATTCTTGTTCTTGCGGCTTTCCCAATAGTTTTGCATAAATCTTCATTCTTTAATAATGTTACTATTTTATCAGCAAAGACTTCATGATTTTTGGAATCAACTAAATAGCCACTTTCGCCATCAACAATCAATTCCTGAGACCAACCTATATTACTATTTACAACTGGTTTTTGCAAAGCCATTGCTTCTATTGTTACCATTCCTAAGGTTTCTGCAAAAGTTGGAAAGACACAAATATGTGCTTTTTTAATATATTCCTGAATTTCCTGATAGGGGATTTTCCCTAAATAAGAAATATTTTTCAAATCTTCTTTAAGACATTTTTCTTGCACTAATTCCCACGTCGATCGCGATTTTGTTTGAATATCATATGAATCGTTTCCAATTAGAACCAACTGTGCATTTGGATATTGCTCTCTTACCATCTTAAAAATATCAGGCAATTCCAGCACCCCCTTTTTTCTAATAATTGTACCCATGTATAAAATCAATCCTCGTTCATAATTTGAAGGATTGACATTCACAAATTGTTTTAAGTCTAATCCGTGGTGGATTGTTTCTATCTTTTTATTTTTAATACTAAAAAGTTTTTTTGACAATTCTCCTGCAAAATGAGTTGGTGCAATAAAAGCCTCAGCTTTGTTAAATGCCAATTTCTCAAACCAAAAATTCTTGATTTTTTGACTTCTCTTCTCCAAATGACAGAAATAAGTATCACTTCCGTGAAAACGAATTACTAATGGCGCTTTCAAATTCATAAAAGCTGTTATTCCTGTCCAATCCGGAGCCTCAACCAAATCAATTCCGTCTTCCAAAATGCACTTATTGAGATAGTTTTGTATATGCTTGCGATGCCAAAACCAACCTAAAACTTTATATTTTTGAGATTTTATCAAATGGATTTTTACAGTATCTTCTAAAAAAACAACATCTTCTTC belongs to Flavobacterium gilvum and includes:
- a CDS encoding glycosyltransferase family 2 protein; amino-acid sequence: MKFSLIICTYMRPKPLLQLLQSVQEQSLYPDEILIIDGSVNTKTEQILSDNSFRNLNYFLVEKEDRGLTRQRNFGISKVGLDIEVVCFLDDDTVLEKDYFEELFKTYKIYPDALGAGGYIWNETKWEHVGINYQPKINEFYFDGWKRKDGSRFVLRKKINMDSDRPPGFSPLFSHGRSVGFLPPSNKVYQVEQLMGGVSSFRKSVFEKFSFSTYFEGYGLYEDADFCLRVARTGKLYLNTNAKLSHYHEATGRPNHYKYGKMVVRNGWYVWRVKNPKPKMNDRLKWNAITILLTVIRFSNVITAKDGKTAFSEAIGRTIGWWSLIFNRPKQQ
- a CDS encoding glycosyltransferase family 2 protein; protein product: MIVIYHKNSVITRVESADIQSIHFDEKKSIAAELMQLAIQFPESKLVWCHESYHDQINLTSIPELMHHDKMMFSYNPNPNNYLGNRIGYVEESPFINVNKKVTYPTWQMSSLAGVIHASALLSFKGKIKLDSDFDYYLNSVAKVGMPLGLFCYSEPKLLVQNSIETPMPNSSAFALFKFVKQHYKTRWTILLLLNMMVYEFRLPFLAFIYSLFFKNRNTSQISFSNIQIQSSKSVVQNATIDVIIPTIGRKKYLYDVLKDLSNQTHLPVNVIIVEQNPQENSVSELDYLQNEIWPFVIKNTFTNQAGACNARNLALNQVESEWIFMADDDIRIDTDFIEKGLEIFDVFGVFAITFGCYESNYKEDNKMKIATQWSSFGSGCSIVNTKEMEELRYDIAFEFGYGEDGDFGMQLRKKGVDIIYIPTPEILHLKAPIGGFRTKPELLWHQDKIQPKPSATVMLYKQLHLTAEQIKGYKTILFFKFYRAQNIKNPIRYFNNFQKQWKQSLYWANELKNKK
- a CDS encoding glycosyltransferase family 4 protein — encoded protein: MLKVAFLTPEYPHNRVQHSAGIGTSIKNLVKALVNEGVTVSIFVYGQEEDVVFLEDTVKIHLIKSQKYKVLGWFWHRKHIQNYLNKCILEDGIDLVEAPDWTGITAFMNLKAPLVIRFHGSDTYFCHLEKRSQKIKNFWFEKLAFNKAEAFIAPTHFAGELSKKLFSIKNKKIETIHHGLDLKQFVNVNPSNYERGLILYMGTIIRKKGVLELPDIFKMVREQYPNAQLVLIGNDSYDIQTKSRSTWELVQEKCLKEDLKNISYLGKIPYQEIQEYIKKAHICVFPTFAETLGMVTIEAMALQKPVVNSNIGWSQELIVDGESGYLVDSKNHEVFADKIVTLLKNEDLCKTIGKAARTRIETFFDIEKTVEQNIVFYKSIINKF